The sequence below is a genomic window from Desulfobulbus oligotrophicus.
CTGACAGAACAGTTGCAAGCACTCTCCGGTTTTTCCACAACTGCGCAGGCGGTGACGGTTGCTGTAACAGCGAAGTTTCAACCTCTGCACCGTATCCCGCCTGTTGAACAGTCCGGATGATCATCTGGTCAGCAGTGGTGTGCAGAACAGTCATTTTCGCTGTGGAAAAGTTGACCGAAGCAGCGGAAACGCCGGGTAATGCCGCAATCCGTTTTTCGAGTTTCATGGCGCAATCACCGCAGTCAAGACCTGACAGTCGGTAAACAGTCCGGGTGCCGCCCCCGGTGTCTTCCCCGGCCACCGCTGTGAACTGTGTTCTTTCATCAGGTCTATCTGCAGAGGAGGCAATGGTCCTTATAGCAGACAGATCAAACAGCGATTCATCTGCATGTTCATGGTTGTGTTCATGCCCGGAACAGCAGGAGTCGTGCTGCTCTTTTTGGGGCGTATGACTGCAACAACCATCCTCACATCCGATGTGGTTGATACCTAAGGGTATGCTGTTGGATTTCATGGCTGTGTTACCTGTGGCTAATGTGCTCAATTCCTTGACTTAACAGAGAGAAGACGTGTTCATCATCAAGCGAATACCAGGCCATCTTACCCTCCTTACGATACTTGACCAAACGCGCGTTCCGCAGCAGCCGGAGCTGATGAGAGACAGCAGACTGCCCCATGCCGACGTGAGCAGCCAGGTCATGGACACAACGCTCCTCTTTAGACAGGGCATGCAGAATCTTTATTCGCCCCGGCTCCCCCAGCATCTTAAAGAGCTCTGCAGCAGCCTGAGCGTCCTCTTCCGACAGGATCTCTGTTCTCGTCGGGTCAACAGCAGACGGCTGTTCACCGGATGGTGCGCTGACCTCTGATTGTATACGTGGTAGTGCCATAACAAGCTCCTCACTATATATGAACATATGTTCATGTATATACCTTACCAACGGATCTGTCAACAGATTCTGTCTGGTGGAGGCACTGCTGTACTGCTCTTTTCATACTGCACAAGCGGGTCCAGTGGACAATGATACAATATAACCCGACCCTGGTCAGGGTCTGGCGTATCAGAAGTTTTTGCTGCCTGTTAACACGCTGGACGGTTGTTTACGTTGGTATGGAGAGTGTTGAGGTAAGCGGACGCAGGCGGCGTTGCGCAACCTGCTGCACCGGGCACGGAGATGTGCTTTGGATGGCGGGCGGGGTATGCTGACTGATGTGTCGACCTGCGGCAGATCACCACAGGGGATGCCCGTGCTGCGGGAGTCTCTTTATCCGCTGATCCCGCAGCACAGAACGATAAAGAACTACAGACTGATCACCACGGCATCGCAGGACAGGTGAATCAACTCCACGGCCGTCCCCATCCGTGCACCTTCAATCAGATCCTCTTCACTGATGCCACGGGCCTTGGCGCAGGGTGTACAGGCAAGTACCGGCACCTCATTGGCCTGCAGATATGCCATCAGATCGTCGGCAATATCCCCTGTGGCGGCCCGTACATGGTCAAGCAGGCCTTTCTTGGCAATATAGACAGCCTCATCCAAGAGGAAAAGCGTTACATTTTTTCCCTCTTTGTGAGCCACTGTGGCCAGATGTATGGCCCTGGCGGTCCGGTTGGGGTTATCTGTACCACAGGCCAAGGTAATAACAACGTTGTCAGTCATGCTCCATCTCCTTGATTGATCGGCTTTTTCATTGAACATCACACAGGAACGCATTTACAGCACCAGCACATGCCTGTGTTATGCCTTCTTAACAAGCGCTTCCTGGTTCCTGTCCATGAATGGATTTTTGCCGCTGACACTGAGCGGCATCGCGTAAATTATCTTCACCCCGTCTCCAAGTACACCCATTTCCAGCAGTGCTTGTCCTACAGTAAACATCACCCGATTGTCGACTCTGTTGTCCATGGCAACGCTTGCAGCAGAACCGATGGCAATGCCAAGATCCCCGGTGTTAAACACACAGGGATGATCAGGATGCTTCTTTTTCTCCTCGCAATCGGCAAAGCCGCACATACCGCACGGATGGACTCCAAGCGGGACGATCCGTGTACCAAAGGCAACCATGGCCTGCGCAGAAAGGATATTCACCGCATCGCGTAAAAACACATCGGACAGGTTGTCACGGCGTGCCATCTCCTTCATCTTTGCCGAAACCCGGGCAATATCGTCCCTGTTCAACAGAGCAATCACAAGGTTATCCACGCCCTTTGCCTTTGGTGCAGTGCGAGCTGCAATCATCATCTGCTGCGCCACAGCAGATACCGTTTCTTCCCGTATTTCCTGTTCAGTGACCACCTTCATTGTTCATCCTGTTCTTAAAAGTTATCTTCTTTCTGCTGCCCCTGTCTGAGCAGCACAGACAGGGGCATACCTTTTAACCGGCCTGTTGACCTGTCCATGCAGCAAGATAAAACCACCCGGAAAAAATACACCAACACGGCCATCCATGGCATTGCGCCGTTTGTCAGCTGAACCGACTGGAGCTGTTGTCCCCTGTTGGTACAGGGTGTTTTTTCTAAACCAGCAGTGCGTTCTTTTTATACCAGCCAGCAGACGCTGTCAGTAGGCCAGGTACAAGCCATCCTGCTCTTGGTTTTGCTGCTTACCGGGGCGGTCGTTCTGTGTCGCGAAACCATGCCCGTACGCTCTCCATCTGTTTGATCTGTGCTGCCGGAGCCCGCCGTTGACAAGCAACATACTCCTCTGTTCCTGGTTCCGCTCCCCAGCGAATTTCCACACAGTCGTTCGGGTTGTAGGCCATTTCAAAAGCAGCGCGGCGAGCCAGAATATCAGCCACCGACAACTCCCATGGTTCACCATTGCTGCGAATATATCGGATCTTTTTCTGAGCAATCAAAATATTATGTAACTGCTCGATCTCTTTTCTCATCTGCCGGGCAGCTGTTGGCGTGAGATGGAACAGCCTTGGATACTGCTGCACCTTGGCCGGAAAATCAAGCAACACATCCATGGCAATAAGCAGACGCATGTCCCGGGACGGCGTGGAGAAATCCTCCCATGGTCCAATGGTTTCAAAGATGGCTGCCCCCTTTGGCATGGGAATGGTTGCTCCGCCTCTGCGGAAGTATGCTTCACCGTTCTCAACAGACCTGACCCGTGTTTCCAGCTGTTCGACCAGGGCGGCAAGAGTGGCCTCATAGGCCTGTCCAGCGTCCAACCCAGCTGGATTCAGCAGAGAGTGCATCCTGGCATAAAATACATCAGATGGCAGTTCAGCCTGCTCCGGTGAATACTCCGGGATCTCACCATTTTTTAACAGTCGATGATCAACAATTGGTCGAAATCGCTTAAAGCCGGGACCGGCGCTGTCGGTACTGGTAAACAAAAACGTCCCCTCCCAGAAGCGCTTTCTGGCAATGGAGTTATCCGGCTGTGCATCAACCGCAAACAGAAGCCCCGGCCTGCTTCCTGTCTGTTCCACCCATTTGGTCAGCACAAGTGTGTGACCGTAGGGATCGGCATAGACTGTTCCCGGCCACAGAGTTTCCCGTTGCAATGCAACAGGATAAAAATCGGTTTGTTCATCGTCAAGTGCGGTGCGACCGTTCCCCGAATGTACGGCATCCATAAGCCTGATACTCATGGCACGAAATTTTGAGGCCGGACTGACCCGCTGGACAAAATCAGTGTTCATGATCGCTGATTCACACGAAGGCGGCTTGCCGGCCCTTCCACGGTTACACTGCCGATAACTGAAAGGCAGCCCGTTTTTCCAGGCAAAATAGCTGCGGAGGAAATAAGGGAAGTCCGCACAATCCGGTGTTGCCGACAGGGCAGCATCTTCCTCAAGCCCCAGGGTGTTCAATAAGAAGTTGCGTTCAGGATCGCGGAGTACAGGTTCCAGGGATGGGAAACTGATGTCCTCGTCAACACCGCCATCAAACAACTTCTCAATCCAGGCGGCATAAAACGCCTCGTACATCTCATCCCAACCTGCAGTATCCCGGGTGTCATGTCCATTGCCAATGATCAGGCATGCCAGTGTTCTGTCACCAGACTGTGCCTCAACCTGATACAAACCATTGCCGAGCGGCCCTGTCTCGGCTGTTATATGCCATGGCAGCCCGCCGGTACCAGCTGTTGTGGGTAAAAGGAGCGTTTCTCCCTGCGGACTGATCATCCGTATATTGGTCAGCGGTTCAACCGTGGAAACCGCCATAATTTTAACAGGTACTTCGGGTTCGCTTTTTTGCGGTGTGATCCAGATGCGGGTGGCCTCTCCCTGAGTACAATATTCTGCATAGCCGGCACAATGCCACAGGATGG
It includes:
- a CDS encoding ArsR/SmtB family transcription factor; its protein translation is MALPRIQSEVSAPSGEQPSAVDPTRTEILSEEDAQAAAELFKMLGEPGRIKILHALSKEERCVHDLAAHVGMGQSAVSHQLRLLRNARLVKYRKEGKMAWYSLDDEHVFSLLSQGIEHISHR
- a CDS encoding DsrE family protein, whose product is MTDNVVITLACGTDNPNRTARAIHLATVAHKEGKNVTLFLLDEAVYIAKKGLLDHVRAATGDIADDLMAYLQANEVPVLACTPCAKARGISEEDLIEGARMGTAVELIHLSCDAVVISL
- a CDS encoding ferredoxin domain-containing protein, with translation MKVVTEQEIREETVSAVAQQMMIAARTAPKAKGVDNLVIALLNRDDIARVSAKMKEMARRDNLSDVFLRDAVNILSAQAMVAFGTRIVPLGVHPCGMCGFADCEEKKKHPDHPCVFNTGDLGIAIGSAASVAMDNRVDNRVMFTVGQALLEMGVLGDGVKIIYAMPLSVSGKNPFMDRNQEALVKKA